The sequence CATCAGCAGCCAGCTCAAGCTCCTGGAGGAGTCGCTGGGCCACAAGCTGTTCGAGCGCCAGGGCCGCAAGCTGGTGCTCACCGACGTGGGCCGCACGGTGATGCGCTATGCGGACGAGATCTTCCGCCTGGGGAACGAGCTGAAGAACGTCGTCTCCGGCCTGCCGCCCGGGCAGCAACTGCGGCTCAACGTCGGCGTGCTCGACGTCATCCCCAAGCTGGTGGCCGAACAGCTCCTCAAGCCCGCGCTCGAAGCAGGCCCGTCGCTGCGCATCATCTGCCGCGAAGGGCCCTTGCCGCAGCTGCTCGCCTCGCTGGCCCTGCATGAGCTGGACGTGGTGCTCGCGGATGCGCCCAGCTCGGAGCCGGTGAGCGTGCGCTCGTTCAATCACTTGCTCGGCAAGTGCGGCGTGTCCTTCTTCGCGGCGGGGAGGCTGGTCGAACTCAGGGAGAACTTCCCTCAGTCGCTGGATGGCGCGCCCGTGCTGCTACCGTCAGTCGAGTCCTCCGCGCGCCGCTCCATGGACCTGTGGTTCGAGCGCAAGGGCCTGCGCCCCGTCATCGCGGGTGACTTCGATGACAGCGCGCTGCTCCAGGCCTTCGGCCAGCGCGGGCACGGGGTCTTCGCCATGCCCAGCGCCATCGAGGCCGAGGTGGAGCGTCAGTTCAACTGCTCCGTCATCGGGCGCACCGACGAAATCGAGACCTGCTTCTACGCCATCACTGTCGAGCGGAAGATTCGCCACCCCGCTGTCGTCACCATCGCCGAGGCGGCGCGCTCGCACATCTTCGGCGAGTAAGCCCCAAGACGCCGCGCTCAGGCCAGAGATGGCGCGCGGTACACCTCCGCGCCCGCGACCACGGTGGCGAGGACCTGCGCCTTCACCAACGCGGAGGCGGGCCCCTCCAGCGGATCCTCCGACAGGGCCACGAAGTCGGCGTCCATCCCTAGAGCCAGCCTGCCGCGCCGGGCGTCGTCGAAGGACGCCCAGGCGGGCCCGGTGGTGAAGCCCTCCAGCGCCTCGCGCGCCGTCAGCCGCTCTTCCGGCATCCAGCCGGCCTCGGGCCAGCCGGCCGCGTCCTGCCGCGTGCGCGCCGCGTACAACCCCGCCAGCACGTCCGGATTCTCGATGGGGAAGTCACTGCCCAGCGCCAGGTGCGCTCCCGCGTCGCGCAGGCTGCGCCAGGCATAGGCGCCCTTGAGCCGCTCGCGACCCAGCCGGGACTCCGCCCACGGCATGTCGCTGGTCGCATGGGTGGGCTGTACGCTCGCCACCAGCCCGGAGGCTCCCAGGCGGAGGATGTCTTCGCGCCGGAGAATCTGCGCGTGCTCCACGCGGTGCCGCAGCGACTGCGTGCCCGTCGCCTCGGCGCCGCGCAGCAGCACGTCCAGCACCAAGGTATTGGCACGGTCTCCAATGGCGTGGATGCATACCTGGAAGCCCCGGGACATGAAGGCCTGGGCGCGAGAGGCGAGTTCCTCGGGGGGCAGCAACAGCAAGCCTTGTTGCCCTGGCTCATCGCAGTAGTCGTCGTGCAGCGCCGCGCCCCGGCTCCCCAGCGCACCGTCGGCCAGGAACTTCACCGAGCGCATCGCCAGCATCCGCCCCTGCCACGGCCCCTGCTCGAGGTACGCGTGTCGCGCGTCCCCCTGGCCCGCCGCCATCGCATAGACGCGCAGAGGCAACGTGCCCGCGGCGTCCCATGCCTGGAGCACGCGAAAGGCATCCCACTCCATGCCCGCATCGTGCACGCCAGTCAGCCCCACCTGCGCGCAACGGGTCAGCGCTGCCCGCAGCCGAGTCTCCAACTGCGCCCTGGAAGGCGGAGGCATCGCGGCGGCGACCACGTCCATGGCGTTGTCCACCAGCACGCCCGTGGGCTCGCCGTGCGCGTCCTTGAGGATGCGGCCTCCCTCCGGGTCCGGCGTGTCGCGGGTGATTCCAGCGCGCCGCAGGGCCTCACCATTCACCCAGGCCGCGTGGTGGTCCACCCGGGTAAGGAACACGGGCGTCGAGGGGAAGCGCGCGTCCAGCTCCTTGCGGCCCGGGAAGGCGCCACCGGGCCACTCGTTCTGGTCCCACCCTCTTCCCAGCAACCAATCTCCCTGGAAGCTGGAGGCGGGCGCCTCGGTCAGTCGGCGGATGGCCTCATCCACCGAGCCCGCCTTCTCCAACCGGACCGTCGTCAGGCTCCTGCCCAGTCCGTGGATGTGCGCGTGCGCGTCCACCAAGCCCGGCACCACGGTGGCGGCACCCAGGTCCACCCGGCGCGCAGTCGGGCCCGCGGCAGCCTCCGCTTCTTCGCGAGTCCCCACGGCCAGCAGCCGCCCATCCCGCACCGCCAGCGCCTGGGCCCGTGGCCGCGCCGCATCCAACGTCCAGACCCGCTCCGCCAGGTAGACTGTCGCCTGCACCGTGACTCCTTCCGCGTGCCTCATCGCTGAACGGCCAGGATGCGCCAGCCGTCTACATCGACCGCGTACGTCGCGCCCACATCCAGGGCAATCCCTTCCTGAACACAGGCCCCCGCCCTGGGCGAAAACGAGACCAACACAACGCTGTCGGACAGCGCCTTCGCCAACACGTCGTAGGAACTGCGCTGCGCGAGGCACACCTCATCGGGTGTCGCTTCCCTGGGCGGCTTCGCGCCCCTGGGCAAGAAGTCGTCCATCGCCAGCCCGACCGCGGCGGAAATGGTGGCTGGAATGAAGGTGTGCTCCCCCGGAGGAAAGCCCAAGGGAAACACGAACCTCGCCGACTCTTCGGGCGGTGCGTGCTCAGGGCGGAATGGGCGATGAAACAGCGAGCACGCCGATAGCGACACACACGACAGCAGAAGAACCACGCGGCGCATGATGACTCCAGGCACCGACACCTAAGTGCCGCCTTCCACGGGCGTAACGATTCCCAGTTCCTTGTCTCGCTCGCTCTCAAGCAACCCCACCAATCGCCAATGTCGCTCTCGCCGCACGTAGACCTCTCCCGGCCGTGGGGTGTTCTTGTGCGGAACGTACTTCATGACGGTGCAGGCCACGTCGAACTGGATGCGGATGAGCCAGACCTGAGTCCGGTTCTGGAAGTCGAACACGGACATCGGAGAAGGAGACCAGGGATGACTGTGATAGTCCGCCAGGGTCACGGTTCGGCCGCGCGAATCAACGACACTGCTCGGCGGGATGCAGGACTTGCGCTTCTCCGCGCCAATGACGCCCGTTGTCTTCCCCAAAGGCGACCCGTGACTCGCGTAGTAGACGCCGTCTCCCAAGGTGTAGATGGCGCCGCAGTACTCCTGGCCATAATGCCCCGCTGTCGCCCTCGGGAGCTTCATGATGGCGGGACACAACTGGTCGATGACCTGGTCCACGTCGCGAGAAGGTTCTACTTCGAGCCAGGGACCCCGAACCCAGACATGGGCGCCTCGACGCCCGAACAGCGTGTCGGCGCCTCGTCGGGTGTACTCGTCACCCGAAGCGCACGCCAGGAGCGCGACGAAAACCATCAACCTACGAAGTGGCATGGCGCCCCCGCCTCAAACGCCCGCTCAAGTCACGGGCGTTCGGAGCGCCAAATACCAGGATTCACAGAAATAAGCCCGACCCGGCCCTGTCGCTAGCTACTCCGCCGGCGTCTCCTGCGTCTCCGGCGTGCCCGCGTCGGTCTCCGGTAGGGGCGTCGCGGGGCCCGCGGGAGTATCCGGCACGGTCTGCACGGGCTCGCGAATCTGGTCCGGGCCCATCAGGGGCTGACGGTCCTCCGTTCCTTCGGGCTGCGTGGTCTTGCAAGCGGGCGCAGCAACTGCCACGCCCAGGGCAATGAGAACGGCACGGCGCATGTAGCCTCCTTGTCGAGTTGCGGACGGCCCCGAGGGAGCGTGCCCTCCACCGACAATCTGTCGACGACAGCGAACGCCCACCAGCGGATGCCCGGGCACACCTTCAGGCGCCTGCTCTCGGTGCCGGAGAGCAGCCCGGCAGCCACGCGGCGCGGATGACGCCGCTTCCCATGCGCACCGTTGCGCTGGAGCGCTCACCCGGGAGGCCGAGGCGATGCTGGACGTCGTGGACATCGGCAAGCGTTCGCTTGCCACCTATCGCGGGATTGCGCCCGACGAAATCCTCGACGAACTGCACTGGCTCTCCGAGGACTTGCGCGGTGCTCGGTGCATGCACCTGAGCGCCACGCCCTACGGCGGCGGCGTCTCCGAAATCCTCCGCTCCCTGGTCCCGCTCTACAACGACCTGGGCATCGTCACGGACTGGAAGCTCATTCACGGCGACGACACCTTCTTCCAGGTCACCAAGCGCATCCACAACGGCCTGCAAGGCGCTCCCGGCGAGCTCACAGAGCGCGAGAAGGCCACCTACCTGGCCAACGCCCAGCTCAATGCCCACCGGCTGGTCACGGATTCGGAGAACTACGACTTCGTCTTCGTCCACGACCCGCAGCCCGCCGTGCTCGCGGCGCTGAGTCCTCATCTCGATGCGCGCTGGATATGGCGCTGCCACATCGACACCTCGCACCCCAACCCGGCCTTCTGGGACTTCCTGTCGCCCTACCTGCACGCCTACGACGCCGCCATCTTCACGATGCGGGAGTTCATTCCACCACAACTCCCCATCTCCGACGTCCGCATCTACCCGCCCGCCATCGACCCGCTCAGTCCCAAGAACCACCCCCTGCCGGAGGCCCTCGCGCGCGACGTGTTGGAGTGGATTGGCATCCGCACCCACCGGCCGCTCATCACCCAGGTCAGCCGCTTCGACCGCTGGAAGGACCCGCTCGGCGTCGTCCGCGCCTACCAGCGCGTGCGTCCCCACGTCCCCGACCTCCAGCTCGCGCTCGCGGGCTCACTCGCCCTGGACGACCCGGAGGGCTGGGAGGTCTATGAGGAGCTCCGCGCCGCCACCGCGGGCGACAGCCTCATCCACATCCTCACCAACCTGGTGGGCGTGGGGAACATCGAGGTCAACGCGCTTCAGGCCGTCTCCGACGTCGTCGTCCAGAAGTCCCTGCGCGAGGGCTTCGGGCTCGTCGTCGCGGAGACGCTGTGGAAGAGCACGCCCGTCGTCGGTGGCCGCGTGGGCGGCATTCCCATGCAACTGCCAGAGGGCACTGGCGGCGCCCTCGTGGACACCGTGGAGGAATGCGCCGAGGCCATGCTCCACCTGCTGCGCCGCCCCGACGAGGCCCACCTGTTGGGCGCGCGTGGACACGAGCACGTGCGCCAGCACTTCCTCATGCCCCGGCTGCTCATGGACCACGTGCGGCTGCTCAAGCACCTGGCGGCCGTGCGCCCCCTGCCGCCGCGCGGCATCGTCCCCGTTTCCTTCAACCCCGCCAGCCTCCAGGGGGTGTGAGATGCACCAACGGGCACGCTGGCGACTCGCGGCCCCCGCACTCCTGTGCGTCCTCATGGCGGGGCTGCTCGCGTCCGCGGCCGATGCCCCCACGAGGAACGGCCAGCCCACCGTGGCTCGCTGTGACCTGGAGGGCGTGGTCGATGCCGGCACCGGCGCCTACCTGTCCGACTGCGTGGCACGCGCCACGGCCGCGGGACATGACGCGTTGCTCGTGCGCTTGGACACCCCCGGCGGCTCGCTGGAGGCCACGCGCCACATCGTCCGGGCCTTCCTCGCGTCACCTGTCCCGGTGCTCGTCTGGGTCGGCCCCTCCGGTGCACACGCGGGCAGCGCGGGCGTCTTCATCGCGCTGGCATCCAACGTCGCGGCCATGGCGCCGGGCACCAACATCGGGGCCGCGCATCCGGTGGTGGGCCCCTCCGGCCAGTCCCCGGAAGCCGTGGGCGGAGAGCAAATGGCTCGCAAGGTGGAGAACGACGCCGTCGCTTTCGCGGAGAGCATCGCCCAGCAGCGGGGCCGCAATGTGCAGTGGGCCGCCTCCGCCGTGCGTGACAGCGTCAGCGTGTCCGCGGACGACGCGCGGGCACTGCGCGTGGTGGAATACGTGACGCCCACCGAGGCGGACTTCCTCGCGCAGGCGGACGGACGGCAGGTGACGGTGGCGGGTGGCGAGTCCGTGCGGCTCTCCACCCGGGATGCGCACATCGTCACGCTGGAGCCCACGCTGTCCCAGCGCGCCGTGCACGCACTCGCCAATCCCGCCATCGTCTACCTGCTGTTCCTGGTGGCCGCGCTGGGGCTGGTGGTGGAGCTGTCACATCCAGGCGCCATCGCCCCGGGGCTCATCGGCGTGGTGGCGCTGGTCCTGGCGTTGGTGGCGTCCTCCGCGCTGCCGGTTCGCGCGGGCGCGGTGCTGCTGATGCTCGCGGGCGTGGCCCTCATCGTCGCGGAGCTGTTCGTCACCAGCGGGCTGCTCGGCGCCGTGGGCGTGGTGCTGCTGGGCCTGGGCGGACTGTTCCTCG is a genomic window of Myxococcus virescens containing:
- a CDS encoding glycosyltransferase — its product is MLDVVDIGKRSLATYRGIAPDEILDELHWLSEDLRGARCMHLSATPYGGGVSEILRSLVPLYNDLGIVTDWKLIHGDDTFFQVTKRIHNGLQGAPGELTEREKATYLANAQLNAHRLVTDSENYDFVFVHDPQPAVLAALSPHLDARWIWRCHIDTSHPNPAFWDFLSPYLHAYDAAIFTMREFIPPQLPISDVRIYPPAIDPLSPKNHPLPEALARDVLEWIGIRTHRPLITQVSRFDRWKDPLGVVRAYQRVRPHVPDLQLALAGSLALDDPEGWEVYEELRAATAGDSLIHILTNLVGVGNIEVNALQAVSDVVVQKSLREGFGLVVAETLWKSTPVVGGRVGGIPMQLPEGTGGALVDTVEECAEAMLHLLRRPDEAHLLGARGHEHVRQHFLMPRLLMDHVRLLKHLAAVRPLPPRGIVPVSFNPASLQGV
- the nhaR gene encoding transcriptional activator NhaR, with product MSWLNYHHLLYFWTVARAGSIAKAGEELHLAQPTISSQLKLLEESLGHKLFERQGRKLVLTDVGRTVMRYADEIFRLGNELKNVVSGLPPGQQLRLNVGVLDVIPKLVAEQLLKPALEAGPSLRIICREGPLPQLLASLALHELDVVLADAPSSEPVSVRSFNHLLGKCGVSFFAAGRLVELRENFPQSLDGAPVLLPSVESSARRSMDLWFERKGLRPVIAGDFDDSALLQAFGQRGHGVFAMPSAIEAEVERQFNCSVIGRTDEIETCFYAITVERKIRHPAVVTIAEAARSHIFGE
- a CDS encoding amidohydrolase; protein product: MQATVYLAERVWTLDAARPRAQALAVRDGRLLAVGTREEAEAAAGPTARRVDLGAATVVPGLVDAHAHIHGLGRSLTTVRLEKAGSVDEAIRRLTEAPASSFQGDWLLGRGWDQNEWPGGAFPGRKELDARFPSTPVFLTRVDHHAAWVNGEALRRAGITRDTPDPEGGRILKDAHGEPTGVLVDNAMDVVAAAMPPPSRAQLETRLRAALTRCAQVGLTGVHDAGMEWDAFRVLQAWDAAGTLPLRVYAMAAGQGDARHAYLEQGPWQGRMLAMRSVKFLADGALGSRGAALHDDYCDEPGQQGLLLLPPEELASRAQAFMSRGFQVCIHAIGDRANTLVLDVLLRGAEATGTQSLRHRVEHAQILRREDILRLGASGLVASVQPTHATSDMPWAESRLGRERLKGAYAWRSLRDAGAHLALGSDFPIENPDVLAGLYAARTRQDAAGWPEAGWMPEERLTAREALEGFTTGPAWASFDDARRGRLALGMDADFVALSEDPLEGPASALVKAQVLATVVAGAEVYRAPSLA
- a CDS encoding NfeD family protein; this encodes MHQRARWRLAAPALLCVLMAGLLASAADAPTRNGQPTVARCDLEGVVDAGTGAYLSDCVARATAAGHDALLVRLDTPGGSLEATRHIVRAFLASPVPVLVWVGPSGAHAGSAGVFIALASNVAAMAPGTNIGAAHPVVGPSGQSPEAVGGEQMARKVENDAVAFAESIAQQRGRNVQWAASAVRDSVSVSADDARALRVVEYVTPTEADFLAQADGRQVTVAGGESVRLSTRDAHIVTLEPTLSQRAVHALANPAIVYLLFLVAALGLVVELSHPGAIAPGLIGVVALVLALVASSALPVRAGAVLLMLAGVALIVAELFVTSGLLGAVGVVLLGLGGLFLVDRFNPEWFVDRSFQVSWTWLVPTTVALGGAAAYVVYRSAQTRRLPQRGGDLGLVGERGTALAPVTPESGEVFVHGERWRATSTAPIRSGAHVVVRGMEGLTLFVDEVPT